A segment of the Spiroplasma helicoides genome:
ATACTATCGGAGAAATTGATGAAAATTTTACATTTAAAAAAGATGTTGATCAACCTATTGTCAGATTAGATTATGGTCCTGATTTTTATGCGGCTAATTATTTTAAAAAAAGTTTTTCAAACACTAATTTAAAAGAATTGATATGTGGGGGATGGATTGGTAATTGAAATTATTTGAATTACCAACCAAATGATGGTAGAGTTGGAAATATGTCTTTAGCAAGAATTTTAAAATTGAGAAGAAAGTCAAGCAGCTCTAACAAAATTTTAGCTTTAGATACTGATTTTATTGAAAAAAACGCAAATATTAAAAGTGATGATTTTATTAATCAAAAGGAAATTATTATAAAAAATGCTTTTGAAAAATTTAGTATTAATTTAAATAATTTAAAAAATAACAGCATAGTATTTGAAATTGGGGATAATTATTACAAAATAAAAATTAATTTAGACTTTGAGAAAAAACAAGCTATTATTAATAGATCTGTTGAAGATTATTTTGTTAATAAAAACGAAGAATTTTATAAAACAAGAACATTTGATGTCGATTATGATGTCAAAAATGCTAAAAATTTTTCAATTTATTTAGATAAAACAATTTTGGAATTAGAGTTTCCTGATGGAAAAAAATTTACCATTTCAAAATTTAAAGGGACTAAATCAATAGAAGTTTTAAAAGTGATTTTTGACAAGCAATCTACTGGTAAATATGAATATGGTAATTTTATAAATTAGTTTCAATTCTCAACTTTAATATCAATTTTTTTATTATGCTATAATAAATAAAGAATTTAGAGATGGGAGATGTCAATATGGGATTTGGAGATTTTTTAGCAGGTAGAATGAAAAAAAGTATTGAAAAAAATCTTAAAAAAACAACATTAACTGAGGATAATATAAAAGATGTCTTAAGAGAAATTAGATTAGCACTATTAGAAGCCGACGTTAACGTTGATGTAGTTAAAAAATTTATTAAAAAAGTTGAAGAAAAAGCAGTTGGAACATTTATTGAATCGGGAGTTAGAGCCGATCAAAAAATGGTTAAAATAGTTCATGATGAACTTGTTGAAATATTAGGGAAAGTAAATACACCTTTAGAAATCAATAAAAAACCTTCGATAATAATGATGGTTGGGTTACAAGGGGCTGGTAAAACAACAACTGTAGGTAAGCTAGCGCACTTAATTCAAAAAAAACATAAGAAAAAAGTTCTGATGGTAGGATTAGATATCTATAGACCTGGTGCTATTGATCAATTAGTGGAATTAGGGCAAAAAAATGGTCTAAACTCTTTTGAAAAAGGTAAACAAAATCCAGTTCAAACAGCAAAAGATGCTGTTGATTTTGCACAAGAAAATGGATATGATGTTATTATTTTAGATACTGCTGGACGTTTACAAATCGATGAACAATTAATGGATGAATTAAATAATATTAGAAAAGAAGTCTCACCTCAAGAAATTATTTTGACAGTTGATGGAATGACAGGTCAAGATATTATTAATGTTAGTCAAGAATTTAATAACTTACTTAAATTGAGTGGAGTAATTGTCACAAAACTTGATGGTGATGCAAGAGGGGGAGCAACTCTTTCAATTACTGATATTACTAGATTACCAATTAAATTTATTGGTGAAGGTGAAGGTATTAGTGCCCTTGCAGAATTTCACCCAAAAAGAATGGCTGATAGAATTCTTGGTATGGGTGATGTTGATACATTGTTTGAAAAAGCAGCGGATGTTGTTGACCAAAGAACAATGGAAAAAACAATGAAAAGAATGTTTGCTGGTCAATTTGACTTAGAAGATTTAAGAAATCAACTGGGACAGTTAGCAAAAATGGGTAATCTTGGTGGGATTATGAAGTTAGTTCCTGGAATGAACGGAAGAATCTCAGAGCAACAAATCGAGCAAGCACAACAGAGACTTTATGTGGCTGAAATTTTAATGAACTCAATGACTTTAAAAGAAAGAAGAGATCCAAGAATTTTAAAAGCCATTACAAGAAAACAAAGAATTTTAAAAGGTTCGGGAAGAACTGAAAAAGAGTATAATGATTTATTAAATCAATTTGACAAAGGGAAAAAGCAAGTTTTAGACATGGCAAAACAATTTAAACAAGGAAGAATGCCAAACTTTGGTGGAATGAATTTTAGATAGGTGATAGTGATGAAAAAACTAATAGTTATTACAGGTGCTTCATCTGGTATTGGAAAAGAATTGGCAATCAAGTTTTCAGGCGAAGGATACCCATTATTACTTTTAGCTAGAAGAGTAAATTTAATTGAAGAGTTAAAACTACCGAATGTAATTTGTAAATCAGTTGATGTGAGAGATTTTGATGCATTTCAAACAGCTGTTAATCAAGCACAAAAAGAATATGGAGATGTAGATTGTCTAATTAATAATGCAGGTATTATGCCACTTGATAAAATTTACAATTTGGATTTAAAAACGCAACATGATATGGTAGATATTAATGTAAAAGGTGTTTTAAATGGAATGAATATTGTTTTATCAAAAATGAAAGAAAATAACTTTGGAACAATTATAAACGTAAGTAGTGTCGCTGGAAGATACACAAGTGAAAATAGAGTAGTTTATAATGGGACAAAGTTTGCTGTTCATGCAATTAGTGAATCTGCGAGAAAAGAATTAGCACCTTTTAATGTAAGAGTTCTGACTATCGCTCCTGCTCTTGTTGATACAGAATTATTATCTACAACAGTAAATCCTGATGTTCTTGAAAAATATCATGAGTGAAAAAGTGCTTTAGAAGGAGGTTTAACAGCTAAAGAAGTATCAGACGTTATTTTTTACGCGTACTCACTACCACAAAATGTTTCTTTAAAAGAAATTGTGTTATCATCAACAAAACAAGCGATATAAATTAAAAGTCTTTTTTAAAAAGTCATTTTTATATAAAAAATTCTCTACTTTATACTAATTGTATAAACTAGAGAATTATATTGTTTTATACTTATTATTTTCTTTTTGCAGCAGGTTTTGAACTACTTTTACTTTTGATATTAGCAGCACTAGTTGCAATTTTTTTGATTTCCTCTGATTCTTTTTTGATAGCTTGCAATCTTCTGTTTGCTTCTTCAATTGTTTTTTGTGTCAATTGAAGTTCAAGTCTACGGTTTTCTGCTTCTCTTATTTTAACTCATGCTCCAGCTTTCATCGAATCTGACATATATAATAGAACTATAAGATTAATATTGAATAAATCATCTATTACTTTCATAATATGTTTTTTTTCTTTTTCATTTAATGTACTTGGATTGTATTTATCAAGTGTATCTAAATCTTTTATAAATGCTTTTCCAAATTCTATACCTAATTTTTGATTGATTAAAGGTTCTGCATCACGAACAAATAAAGTTAAGTTTTTAAATAATGCTAATTTTTTTTCTAAATCTTCTTTTGCAGATGATCTAAATTGATAAATAATGTTGTTTATTTTGTCATCATGATATACATCAATAATTTCTTCTGTAATAATTCTTGTAGGTTGACTAACTAATTTTAAAACCCTTTTATTATTAGCGATATCTGCTTCAATAAATTTGTAGTTCATTGCATTAATGTATTTTTTGATACGTAAAGGTAAAATATACATATCGTATGCAATATACTCAGAATATCTTCATTTTCTAGCAACAATTTGAGTGACAATATTGTAAACAATTTCAAGAATTGTTAAGTTTAATGTTCTTTCACTTAATTTTAACTCTAATTTATTAAGTCTTAATAATTGGAAATATTCATACCCATAGTATTCCATACAAATCATATTAAAGTATGTTTGGATTGTTGCATTGTTCATAATTGCTGAATAAGAAAATTGTATATCAGGGACTAGTGCATCCATGATGTTTTCAAACTGGGGTCTAAAATCTAATACAGATTGAAATTGCTTGTTTTCTGCCATATTGTAATTCCTCCAAAATCTTAGATAACAATATTTTACCATATAATTTTGCTAATTTATCACTAAAATGGTTTATGATTAGTTTGTAAAAGTAGAGGTATTGGTTATGAATATAAAAATTTTGTGCTATAACAAATTGCACAAAGAATATAAAGAAATTTATAACTATTTTTTAAACAAGCTAAAAAATAATGTTATTTTGGAACTTATTGAAATTGATGAAGCTGTAAATGGGGATTTAAAATTAATCCAAAATAAAAATGAAGAAGCTATTTCAAAAAAACTTAATAATTTAAAAGACTATGAACATATTTTGCTAGAAATAAGCGCTAGTCAATCTAGCTCAGAAGATTTTGCAAAAATGATTGAAAATAATAAGGATTTCAAAGGAGCCAAAATTGCATTTATAATCGGGCCTAGTGATGGATTTAGTCAAGAATTTAGACAAAAATACAATAATAAATTAAGTTTTGGAAAAATAACATTACCATATAATTTGGTCAGAATAATTCTATTAGAACAAATTTATCGATCAATCAAAATCATAAAAAATGAACCTTATCATAAATAAAAAATTTTTCAAATATACTAAAAAAATTGCTTTATTAAATTAAATGATTACAATTAAATTGAAAAGAGGTGTCCTGCTATGACAAAAGCAAATTTTAACTGATTTCCTGGACATATGAATAAAAGTATTAAAGAAATTGAAGAAAAAATCAAAATTGTTGATTTGGTTATGGAAATAGTAGATGCAAGAGCCCCATTTTCAACACAAAATCCATTATTTAGAAAGATTTTGTCTAAAAGACCTAAATTAATTATCTTATCAAAAGGTGATTTGGCAGATGATGAAGTAACAACACTTTGACAAGATTATTTCAAAACAAATAAGGATCAAACTATTTTAGTAAAAGATAAAAATGTGGACATTTATAAAGAAGTTTTAAAATCTATAAATTTTATGACTCAAGAAAAACAACTTAAAGATAAGAAAAAAGGAATTGAAAACTCACAAATAAATGTTTTGGTTGTAGGTATTCCTAATGTTGGTAAATCTTCAATTATTTCTAGATTAGTAAAAGGAAAACATTTAAAAATAGGTAACAAACCCGGAGTTACAAGGGGAATGCAAAGAATTTCTATGACAAATAATATCACTTTGATTGATACACCTGGAATTTTACCTGCAAAGTTTGAAAATGAAACAATAGCATGTAATTGTGCAGCAACAAATTCAATAAGAATCGATGTTGTACCTAAAGAAAGATTTGCAACAAAACTAATGCAGTACATTTACAACACTTATCCTTCACTTATTGAAAATATTTATGATATTAACAAAAAAGTGTTGAGACCCATCAACTACGAGGATACGTTCAAATTATTTGAAGAAATTGCAAAAAGAAAAAAATATGTAATTTTAGAAGATATGATAGACATTGAAAAAGCCATCCAATTGTTTATAAATGATTTAATTCAAAATAAATTTGGCAAAATCTCTTTTGAAAAACCAATTGAAGTTGATCAAACAAGTAAAGCTTCTGTTGATGATAGAGATTTAGATACACTAGTAGAAAGTGACTTAACAGTAGAATGATAGATGAAAGTAGATTTATATTTGATAAAAATATAAAACAGCAATATCAAGTTAAGTTGATTTCAGGTAGTGATGAAGTTGGTAGGGGTGCTATGGCTGGTCCTATTGTTGTTGCAAGTGTCGTATTAAAAGAAAACTACTTTAACCCTTTAATTAAAGATTCAAAAAAATTAAGTGAACCGCAAAGAGAAAGTTTGTATGATGAAATTATCAACAACTGCATATGTTATAGTATAAAAAGTTATGACTCTAAAATTGTTGACAAATTGAATCCCAAAAAAACAAGTATTATTGGAATGACTGAAACTATTCAGGATTTAAAGTTAAAGCCTGAGTTATGTTTAATTGATGGAGAAAATGTCTTTTTAGATGACTATAGTTTTTTAAAAATTATAAAAGGGGATAATTTAAGTCAGTCAATAGCGGCTGCAAGTATTTTGGCAAAAGTATATCGAGACAGAATTATGATTGACTATGACTCAAAATATGAAGGTTATAATTTTACAAGTCACAAAGGTTATTGTACTAAGGACCATATTAAAAGAGTTGAAACTCTGGGGATACTAGATATACATAGAATGAGTTATAAACCAATAGCAAAAATTAAGGAGAAATCAAATAATGTTTGAAAAAACGAATAATATTTACCAAGAATGAATTAATAATAAAAGTTTAGATTTAGAATTAAAAGAAATCCTAAATAATTATAACGATGAAGAATTAAGTGCCGCTTTTGGTATAAAGTTGGAATTTGGTACAGCTGGTATTAGAGGGGTTTTAGGTGCTGGTCCTGGAAGATTTAATATTTATACTATTAAACTTGTGACAATTAGCTACGCAAAACTTTTGCAATCTAAATATCCAAATGATTTAGCAAGAGGTGTTGTTATTGGACATGACAATAGACATAATTCTAAAAAGTTTGCTCAAATAGCAGCAGAAATACTAACAAGTTTTGGTATAAAAGCATATCTATTTAAAAATAATGAAATGAAGCCAACACCAGTTGTTTCGTTTGCTACAAAAGCTTTAAATGCAATTGGAGGAATTGTTATAACAGCTAGTCATAATCCTGCAATATATAATGGGTATAAAATTTATGATGAGTTTGGCTGTCAATTAATTGATGATGATACAAAAATCATTGCAAATTATATGGAAGAGATTAACGATATTCTTGATTGAACATATAAGACTGATAATGATTTACTAGAAACAGTTGATGAAAAAATTATTATTCAATATAAGGATATGATTGCAAACTTGCAGTTTTACAAAAATCAACCTAGAGATGACTTCTCTTTAATATATTCTGCTGTTAATGGAACAGGTACAGAATTTACGCCACCTTTACTTAGAGATTTTGGATATAAAGTAATTGAAGTTGAGGAACATTCTTTTGAGGATGAAACATTTAAAAATGTAGGTAATCCAAATCCAGAGTTTGATAAAGCCTGAGAAATTCCAATGCAATATGGACAAAAACATAAAGATGCTTCAATTATGATTATTCAAGATCCAGACGCTGATAGAATTGGATGTGCAATTAATCACAATGGTGAATGAGTTAGAATTGATGGAAATCAAACAGGGCCACTATTGATTGAATGAAAGTTAAGTCAATTAAAACTTGCAAATAAAATGCCAAAAAATCCAGCTATGTATTCAAGTTTTGTTACTAGTGACTTAGGAGATAGAATAGCAAGTGAAACATATGGAGTTAAAGTTATAAAAACACTAACTGGTTTTAAATGAATGGGTTCAGAAATTTTAAAAGAACCTGCTAGAAACTTAAATTTTGTTTTTGCATATGAAGAAAGTTATGGATATGTAATTGATTCTTCAACAAGAGATAAAGATGGAATTCAAGCAGCAACCATGTTAGTTGAGGCAGCTTGATATTATAAAAAACAAGGAAAAACTTTAATCGATGTATTAAATGAGTTATTTGAAAAATATGGGTATTACTATACTTATACTGAAAATTTAAACTTTAAACCTGAAGAAATTAAATCAAAAGTTGAACCAATAATGAAGAAATTGAGAAAAGAAGGTTTTGATAGTTTGGGTGGTCTTGAATTAAAGTTTGCTGAAGACTATATTGATGGTTTGTTTAATATGCCAGGTCAAAATTTAATGAAATTTTATTTTAGTGAAGGTAGTTGAATAGCTATAAGACCATCAGGAACTGAACCAAAAGTTAAAATTTATTTTGTGGTAGTTGCTACAGATGAAGAGGAAGCTAAAACAAAATGCGAGTCACTTAAAAATAGCTTGAAAGATTTTTTAGAAATTTAATAAATTTTTGGAGGTATGTAATGAAAGTTATTATTGTTGGTGGTAGTGCTACAGGGATGGGTGTTGCTGCAAAATTAAAAAGAAATGATCCAAATGCAGAAGTTATTGTTTATCAAGATAAAGACTATGTATCTTTAGGAGCTTGTGGACTACCTTACTTTGTTTCAAATAACTTTGACAATAAAGAAATGTTAATTGCAAGAACAAAAGAACAATTTGAGCAGTCAGGAATTGTTGTTAAAACTAACTCAAGAGTTTCATCAATTGATTTTGATAGTAAGACTGTTTATTTTAATGACAAGCAAGACACTTATGAAAAATTAGTAATAGCAATTGGAGCCAAACCAATTATTCCAAATACTAGTTGAAAGAATTTAAAAAATAGTTTTACTATTACAACATTAGAGGACGGAATTAAATTAAAAGAAGAAATGAATAAAAATCCAAATATAAAAAAAGTTGCTGTAATAGGAGCTGGATTTATTGGATTAGAAATGACAGAAGCTCTAACAGAAATTAATAAAGAAGTCTATTTAATTGAAAAAGAAGATAGAGTTTCAAAAAAAGCATTTGATAAAGAATTTAGTGAATTGATAACAACAAAATTAGAAGAACACAATATTATTGTCAAAACTAGTACGGAACTTAAAGAAATTGTTGAAGTTGATGGCTTAGCAAAGCAATTGATTTTTTCAAACTCAGAAAAGTTAGAAGTTGATGCAATAATTTTTTCTATTGGTTTTAAACCAAATACAGAAATTTTTACAAACACAAAGTTGGAACTTTTTGAAAATGGTGCAATTATTGTTGATAATCAAGGGAAAACAAATATAGAAGATGTTTATTCAGCGGGAGATTGTGCAACTTCAAAAGAATTTTTGACACAAAAAAATATTTATTCACCATTAGCAACAGTTGCAAATAAGTTTGCAAAAGTTATAGCTGATAATCTTTGTGGAAAAAATAAAGTTTTTGTAGGTTCTTTAAGAAGTGCTATCTTTCGATGTTTTGATATAGGTTTTGCAAGATCTGGCTTTACTGAAGAAGAAGCACAAGATTTATTTAAAATTAAAATAGTTTTTATTAAAGATAAGGACCACACTCATTATCTAAAAGGACAAAAAGATATTTACTTAAAATTAATTTTAGATACTGAAACAAACACTATTATCGGCTCACAACTCTGCGCACAAAACTCAGCAATGTTGAGAGCAAATACTTTAGCAACCATCATATGATCAAAAATAAATGTGGATGAAGCACTAGAACAAATTGATCTTGTTTACGCACCTCCATATTCAAAAACAACAGATATTTTACATATAGCATTATCAAAATTTTTAAAATAGAATAGAGGTATTTATGATTTTAGCTAGTAATAGTAATACGAATGTTTTAGAAAATTTTTTAGCTATGAGTTCATGACAATCTTTTGTAGCTATATTAATTTTTATTAGTGTAGAAATAGGTTTTTGATTTGTGCTTAAAAAGTACAAAATCAAATTCATGTATAGAATAATTTCAGGATTAATTGTGGGACTAATTTTTGGTATTATTGTTCAATCAATTATTGGTTTTCCCCAAAAAGAAGCTTTTGAAGGATATAAAAATGTAGATGTTAAAAACCATTGAGTTTACCAACTATCAATATGAGTAGAATTTTTCAAAAGAATATTTATTAATGGAGTTACATTACTAATGATTCCTGTAGTATTTATAGCAATGTTTAAAATTACAGCAACTCAAAAAAATAATAATGTTACAAGAATTACACTTAAAGGTGCTGCAATGCTACTGATAAATGTTGCATTTGCATTCACAGTTACTTTTTTCTTGGGATACTTTTTTAACGTAGGCCAAGTAGACGGTCAATCGCTTACAGATGATGGTACAACTAATGATAGATATAATTCTGTTGCACTACCCAATCTTATTTCTGGATTTATGCCATCTAACTTTTTCTCTACATTGGCAGGTACCTCAGTAATTCCTGTTATGATTTTAGGAGCACTTGCTGGAGGATCAGTTAGAATTCTTTCAAAAAGAAAATCTGTGGAAATGGACGCTATTAGAAAATCGATGACAACAGGTTGAGACATTACTATGTCAATATTAATGACTTTTATGAAACTGATGCCTTTAGCAGTTATGTCAATGATAACTTATTCAATAATTACAAGACCAATTGGTCAGTTAGCAAT
Coding sequences within it:
- the ffh gene encoding signal recognition particle protein, encoding MGFGDFLAGRMKKSIEKNLKKTTLTEDNIKDVLREIRLALLEADVNVDVVKKFIKKVEEKAVGTFIESGVRADQKMVKIVHDELVEILGKVNTPLEINKKPSIIMMVGLQGAGKTTTVGKLAHLIQKKHKKKVLMVGLDIYRPGAIDQLVELGQKNGLNSFEKGKQNPVQTAKDAVDFAQENGYDVIILDTAGRLQIDEQLMDELNNIRKEVSPQEIILTVDGMTGQDIINVSQEFNNLLKLSGVIVTKLDGDARGGATLSITDITRLPIKFIGEGEGISALAEFHPKRMADRILGMGDVDTLFEKAADVVDQRTMEKTMKRMFAGQFDLEDLRNQLGQLAKMGNLGGIMKLVPGMNGRISEQQIEQAQQRLYVAEILMNSMTLKERRDPRILKAITRKQRILKGSGRTEKEYNDLLNQFDKGKKQVLDMAKQFKQGRMPNFGGMNFR
- a CDS encoding SDR family oxidoreductase produces the protein MKKLIVITGASSGIGKELAIKFSGEGYPLLLLARRVNLIEELKLPNVICKSVDVRDFDAFQTAVNQAQKEYGDVDCLINNAGIMPLDKIYNLDLKTQHDMVDINVKGVLNGMNIVLSKMKENNFGTIINVSSVAGRYTSENRVVYNGTKFAVHAISESARKELAPFNVRVLTIAPALVDTELLSTTVNPDVLEKYHEWKSALEGGLTAKEVSDVIFYAYSLPQNVSLKEIVLSSTKQAI
- a CDS encoding 23S rRNA (pseudouridine(1915)-N(3))-methyltransferase RlmH, producing MNIKILCYNKLHKEYKEIYNYFLNKLKNNVILELIEIDEAVNGDLKLIQNKNEEAISKKLNNLKDYEHILLEISASQSSSEDFAKMIENNKDFKGAKIAFIIGPSDGFSQEFRQKYNNKLSFGKITLPYNLVRIILLEQIYRSIKIIKNEPYHK
- the ylqF gene encoding ribosome biogenesis GTPase YlqF — encoded protein: MTKANFNWFPGHMNKSIKEIEEKIKIVDLVMEIVDARAPFSTQNPLFRKILSKRPKLIILSKGDLADDEVTTLWQDYFKTNKDQTILVKDKNVDIYKEVLKSINFMTQEKQLKDKKKGIENSQINVLVVGIPNVGKSSIISRLVKGKHLKIGNKPGVTRGMQRISMTNNITLIDTPGILPAKFENETIACNCAATNSIRIDVVPKERFATKLMQYIYNTYPSLIENIYDINKKVLRPINYEDTFKLFEEIAKRKKYVILEDMIDIEKAIQLFINDLIQNKFGKISFEKPIEVDQTSKASVDDRDLDTLVESDLTVEW
- a CDS encoding ribonuclease HII; its protein translation is MIDESRFIFDKNIKQQYQVKLISGSDEVGRGAMAGPIVVASVVLKENYFNPLIKDSKKLSEPQRESLYDEIINNCICYSIKSYDSKIVDKLNPKKTSIIGMTETIQDLKLKPELCLIDGENVFLDDYSFLKIIKGDNLSQSIAAASILAKVYRDRIMIDYDSKYEGYNFTSHKGYCTKDHIKRVETLGILDIHRMSYKPIAKIKEKSNNVWKNE
- a CDS encoding phospho-sugar mutase, yielding MMFEKTNNIYQEWINNKSLDLELKEILNNYNDEELSAAFGIKLEFGTAGIRGVLGAGPGRFNIYTIKLVTISYAKLLQSKYPNDLARGVVIGHDNRHNSKKFAQIAAEILTSFGIKAYLFKNNEMKPTPVVSFATKALNAIGGIVITASHNPAIYNGYKIYDEFGCQLIDDDTKIIANYMEEINDILDWTYKTDNDLLETVDEKIIIQYKDMIANLQFYKNQPRDDFSLIYSAVNGTGTEFTPPLLRDFGYKVIEVEEHSFEDETFKNVGNPNPEFDKAWEIPMQYGQKHKDASIMIIQDPDADRIGCAINHNGEWVRIDGNQTGPLLIEWKLSQLKLANKMPKNPAMYSSFVTSDLGDRIASETYGVKVIKTLTGFKWMGSEILKEPARNLNFVFAYEESYGYVIDSSTRDKDGIQAATMLVEAAWYYKKQGKTLIDVLNELFEKYGYYYTYTENLNFKPEEIKSKVEPIMKKLRKEGFDSLGGLELKFAEDYIDGLFNMPGQNLMKFYFSEGSWIAIRPSGTEPKVKIYFVVVATDEEEAKTKCESLKNSLKDFLEI
- a CDS encoding CoA-disulfide reductase, which produces MKVIIVGGSATGMGVAAKLKRNDPNAEVIVYQDKDYVSLGACGLPYFVSNNFDNKEMLIARTKEQFEQSGIVVKTNSRVSSIDFDSKTVYFNDKQDTYEKLVIAIGAKPIIPNTSWKNLKNSFTITTLEDGIKLKEEMNKNPNIKKVAVIGAGFIGLEMTEALTEINKEVYLIEKEDRVSKKAFDKEFSELITTKLEEHNIIVKTSTELKEIVEVDGLAKQLIFSNSEKLEVDAIIFSIGFKPNTEIFTNTKLELFENGAIIVDNQGKTNIEDVYSAGDCATSKEFLTQKNIYSPLATVANKFAKVIADNLCGKNKVFVGSLRSAIFRCFDIGFARSGFTEEEAQDLFKIKIVFIKDKDHTHYLKGQKDIYLKLILDTETNTIIGSQLCAQNSAMLRANTLATIIWSKINVDEALEQIDLVYAPPYSKTTDILHIALSKFLK